Genomic window (Pseudomonadota bacterium):
CCTGGCCGTCAGCGCGCAGCGGCACGGGATACGTTTGCACTGTGCGGTCCTGATGTCATCGCACCATCATCTGGTGCTGACCGATGCACGAGGCACCTTGCCCAGGTTCCTGGCCGAGCTGCACCGGCTGGTAGCGCTCGGCGTCAAGGTGCTGCGCAAGTGGGAAGGCCCCGTATGGGATCACGAGCGGCCCTCGGTGGTGCAGCTACGCACGCCGGAAGCCACCTGGGAAAAGCTGGCCTACGCGATGAGCAACTCGGTCGCAGCCGGCTTGGTGAACCGGGCCGCGGACTGGCCCGGTGTTACGACCCTGCCCCACGAGCTCGGACGATCGGTATGGAAGTGCAGCAGACCCAAGGCCTTCTTCGATCCCGACAACCCGC
Coding sequences:
- a CDS encoding transposase, whose translation is MTQPRYIVPGMTVMVTRRTLRRTHLFRPDPELTELYRYCLAVSAQRHGIRLHCAVLMSSHHHLVLTDARGTLPRFLAELHRLVALGVKVLRKWEGPVWDHERPSVVQLRTPEATWEKLAYAMSNSVAAGLVNRAADWPGVTTLPHELGRSVWKCSRPKAFFDPDNP